The DNA sequence tcaatggagaCTAAGTCATGCATCAGTTAATTCAGTGGTAGCGTATACATGTTTCGTTTGTTAGGTTATTTAATGATTATCGGGAGAAGGAGTTGTAATCGTTACGGAGGATGAGCCGATGCATTTTCACGGCTTCAGCTCCGGGATTCCGCATATCGGATTTACCATCTCGCGTGCAGCCTCGCGCAGCCTCCGCTTCGCATTAACGTCGCGGGGCTTCGGCTTGTTACCGGAAGTTCATTTTTTGACAACTGCaaaaaacagaaaggctgcggGTGTATGTAATGTAGCGTCATGGTTTCTGGATGCTCGGACACATTCCTGCTTGTAACATAGATGAATAGTTTGGATGTTGATAATTAACTAGCTTTGGGGTCTGACTAATTATAGATTTTTTCTGCCAACACAAAGGAGCACGCCGCCAGTGGAATGGACATGTCGGCATTGTCTTTGTTTTTAGCGAGTATTTTGCATATTGGGGATACCCTGTCTCGTCTTGCCTCTGGTTTTTTGTAGACGCAGGGAGAATATGGAGGCAGATATGACAATTTTGGAGAATGAAAAGAAACGGTGACTTCACCGCCTCGTAAGATGAATGTCAGGCGCGCCGCAGTGATGCTCAATATTACGAATAATATCGCATTTCATTTCTTCTCTCATGAagctttaatttaattttcctTGAAATCTAAATGACAGCCCGTGCGCGTTAACAGGAGAAGCATGAGTCCGCTTATCGTTCAGACACTGGCAGTTTATTTCCCATGTCATCTGATACGTGATCGGCGAAGGGAAACCGGGTCTGCTTGATGTGGCTTGATAGAGACCGAGTGAGGCTGGCCGTATTGTGGATGCACGGATGGCGAATACAAGCGAGCCGGGGCAAAGCGCCCCATCGCTGCAGAATTACGCCGCCACCGCATCTGCGGTGAAGCTCGCTTCTCTGGGGCTGATCATCTGCATGAGCCTGGCGGGGAACCTACTGATATCCTTCCTGGTGCTGAAAGACAGGAGTCTGCACAGAGCTCCCTATTACTTTCTTCTAGATTTGTGCTTGGCAGATATAGTGAGGTCTGTCGTGTGCTTTCCGTTCGTGATGGTATCCATCAGCAGCGGCTCCAGCTGGACCTACAGCGTAATAAGCTGCAAGATCATCGCCTTCATCGCGGTGCTCTTCTGTTTCCACGTAGCCTTTATGCTTTTCTGCATCAGTGTGACCCGATATATGGCAATCGCACACCACAGGTTTTATTCTAAACGGATGACATTTTGGACTTGCGTGGCCGTCATCTGCATGGTTTGGACCCTCTCTGTTGCAATGGCGTTCCCCCCAGTCTTCGACGTGGGCACCTACAAATTCATAAGGGAGGAAGAGCAGTGCATATTTGAGCACCGATACGTGAAGGCGAACGACACGCTGGGTTTCATGTTAATGCTGGTGGTCATCGTGGGTACCACGCACGTTGTTTACGTGAAGATGCTGTTTTTCGTTTACGACCATCGCAAGATGAAGCCTGCCCAGCTGGTCCCGGCCATAAGCCAGAACTGGACTTTCCATGGACCCGGTGCCACCGGGCAAGCGGCGGCCAACTGGATCGCGGGGTTCGGACGTGGGCCCACGCCGCCGACCCTAGTAGGCATTAGGCAGGCGTCGCACAATCCCAGCAAGCGGCTTCTCGTCTTGGATGAATTCAAAATGGAAAAGAGGATCGGCAAGATGTTCTACATGATCACTCTGGGCTTTTTCCTGCTGTGGGCTCCCTACATCGTGGCGTGTTATCTCCGAGTGTTCGTGAAAGCCGGCACCATACCGCAGGTCTACCTGACTGCGGCGGTCTGGATGACGTTTGCGCAGGCGGCAGTGAATCCTATTATATGCTTTATATTTAACAAGGAACTGAGGGTGCGCTTCAGAACGCGGTTTCCATGCTGTCTCAGCACACAGACCCCCATGGAGCCCTACTGTGTCATCTAAACCTTCTGCGGTGTCTCTCTGGACTTTTTTTTTGAGCACTTTTGGATGATTTTTTTTCGCGGTATGAAAGTTATGAACAttcttttgtatttatttaataacgTTAGTCATGGTGAAGTTTCTTCCTGACTCTTCGTCATTGAATTTCTCTGGGTTATTGCTCTGACAGAATTCCTTGCAATAGCTCGCCCGAAATCCGGGCGCAGCTGACGTGGGAAAACTATGtttttgtaaagatttgtatgcatatatatatttacccagTGACAGCACCAAATGATAATCTCATAAGGAAGGTATCTCTCAAAAGTGTGCGTCATTTCCGTGTAGGGGTTTTCTTGTTGGTGTAAATGCTAAAGACTAAATCTTTGCTttcgttatttttttttctcagctgGTGGGGAAAACAGTAATGTTTGGCTAATGTTCGATAAGTCCAGCCCTTTGTGTGGATAGACTTACAGTCAAATCAAATTTCACTTTTTGTGCCAG is a window from the Brienomyrus brachyistius isolate T26 chromosome 8, BBRACH_0.4, whole genome shotgun sequence genome containing:
- the gpr27 gene encoding probable G-protein coupled receptor 27, which encodes MANTSEPGQSAPSLQNYAATASAVKLASLGLIICMSLAGNLLISFLVLKDRSLHRAPYYFLLDLCLADIVRSVVCFPFVMVSISSGSSWTYSVISCKIIAFIAVLFCFHVAFMLFCISVTRYMAIAHHRFYSKRMTFWTCVAVICMVWTLSVAMAFPPVFDVGTYKFIREEEQCIFEHRYVKANDTLGFMLMLVVIVGTTHVVYVKMLFFVYDHRKMKPAQLVPAISQNWTFHGPGATGQAAANWIAGFGRGPTPPTLVGIRQASHNPSKRLLVLDEFKMEKRIGKMFYMITLGFFLLWAPYIVACYLRVFVKAGTIPQVYLTAAVWMTFAQAAVNPIICFIFNKELRVRFRTRFPCCLSTQTPMEPYCVI